In Psychrobacter sp. JCM 18902, a single window of DNA contains:
- the hemN gene encoding oxygen-independent coproporphyrinogen III oxidase, whose product MTEHSELNTQQPYNRAGEQPTTTRPVMQSESPYASTRGSMMSKQLPAFDEAIINKYNRSGPRYTSYPTALEFSPISVGLEAKILQNREARAPLSLYFHIPFCRHLCYYCACNKIITKKNSDSGDYLQYLIAEIKHKRRLLSVPEGSNKPLVKQLHLGGGTPTFLRDEEMVQLWEFLQTQFEFLPEDKGDYSIEIDPRELSGETLKVLRNLGFNRVSLGVQDLDETVQIAVNRVHSAELIENVLNEARDLGFHSINIDLIYGLPHQTPATLDKTVRRIIEMSPDRLSVFNYAHLPERFKAQRQIKEADLPDPAAKLTMLGNTINTLTEAGYQYIGIDHFAKPDDELAVAQREGKLHRNFQGYTIMGDCDLLGFGVSSISQIANANTRYILQNDTDLSVYQASIDAAQSNSAAMPAVKVIKTSIKDRLREYVIMNLLCHDYIDFKDVNQKFGIDAITYFINEIQQLGAMQEDKLIDMDAAGIRVLPKGRLLGRNVAMVFDEYLEKKHKNRFSKVI is encoded by the coding sequence ATGACAGAACATTCAGAATTAAATACTCAGCAGCCTTACAATCGTGCAGGAGAGCAACCGACCACGACACGCCCTGTTATGCAATCAGAAAGTCCTTATGCCAGTACGCGTGGCAGTATGATGAGTAAGCAGCTACCTGCCTTTGATGAAGCTATTATTAATAAATACAATCGTTCAGGACCACGTTATACCTCCTATCCGACCGCTTTAGAATTCTCACCCATCTCTGTTGGTCTTGAGGCAAAGATCCTTCAGAACCGTGAAGCTCGTGCGCCACTGTCTTTATATTTTCATATTCCATTCTGTCGTCACCTCTGCTATTACTGCGCTTGCAATAAAATTATCACCAAGAAAAATAGCGACTCAGGCGATTATTTGCAGTATTTAATCGCTGAGATTAAGCACAAACGCCGCCTGCTATCTGTCCCAGAAGGTAGTAACAAACCCCTCGTTAAACAGCTGCATTTGGGTGGGGGTACGCCAACATTTTTGCGTGATGAAGAAATGGTTCAACTGTGGGAGTTTTTACAAACTCAGTTTGAATTCTTACCTGAAGACAAAGGCGATTACTCTATTGAAATTGACCCACGTGAGCTGAGTGGCGAGACATTGAAAGTATTGCGTAACCTTGGCTTTAACCGTGTCAGTTTAGGCGTACAAGACCTCGATGAAACGGTACAAATCGCCGTCAACCGTGTACATTCAGCAGAGCTCATTGAAAATGTGTTAAATGAGGCGCGTGATCTAGGTTTTCACTCTATCAATATCGACCTGATTTATGGTTTGCCGCATCAAACACCCGCAACCTTGGATAAAACGGTACGCCGTATCATCGAGATGTCGCCGGATCGCTTGTCAGTATTTAATTACGCACACTTGCCAGAACGTTTTAAAGCCCAGCGCCAGATTAAAGAAGCCGATTTGCCAGACCCAGCAGCCAAGCTTACGATGCTTGGCAATACCATCAATACGCTGACCGAAGCTGGCTATCAATATATCGGTATTGATCACTTCGCCAAGCCTGATGATGAATTAGCCGTGGCGCAGCGTGAGGGCAAACTGCATCGTAACTTTCAAGGTTATACCATCATGGGCGATTGTGATTTATTGGGCTTCGGCGTCTCCTCTATCAGTCAAATTGCCAATGCCAATACCCGCTATATTTTGCAAAATGATACAGATTTATCAGTTTATCAAGCGAGCATCGATGCTGCACAAAGTAACTCGGCTGCCATGCCTGCGGTAAAAGTTATCAAAACATCCATCAAAGATCGCTTGCGTGAATATGTGATTATGAATCTACTCTGTCACGACTATATCGATTTTAAAGACGTCAATCAGAAATTTGGTATCGATGCCATCACTTACTTTATCAATGAGATTCAACAGCTTGGCGCCATGCAAGAAGACAAGCTCATCGATATGGACGCGGCTGGCATTCGCGTGCTACCAAAAGGTCGATTATTAGGTCGTAACGTCGCCATGGTATTCGATGAATATCTTGAGAAAAAACATAAGAATCGTTTCTCAAAAGTTATTTGA
- a CDS encoding esterase-like activity of phytase family protein — MTIQNINTEIIQTKDFIQGAALPYTVLNDTHINAAHPERKLEIRGGGFGSDAAAHPTNANQFYVLTDRGPNADFEGSAGKGKQFLVPDYTPRIGLFELQATGQIIKIKEILLKDANGNPISGLPNPQALGGTNEVPYDVDGQPMTMNPNLPFDAVTNPIKNDINGLDPEGLAALTDGSFWISDEYGPHLVHYNAQGVEIERINAFASDQRNNVMANGQPILLPAEFTKRRANRGMEALTITPDQSTLVGIMESSMDNADQSGRVSSLTRIVTINLYSGQIAQYLYRLDHAHHVTSGIVAINNHEFYLIEHDRKFPLQDQSAQKLIYKIDLSQATDIENILNTDNIKQDHLLGLTINGQTLEQLIAADEKNWQLLKELAIKPVKKTLAVDVLATVEYPHDKLEGLWLRQDGSLGLLNDDDFAMTDSIITNTKSTIEQKYLDSEKTIEDANRLYMVMPSECGDVY; from the coding sequence ATGACGATACAAAATATTAATACAGAAATTATTCAAACAAAAGACTTTATCCAAGGCGCGGCACTACCTTATACCGTGCTCAATGATACGCATATCAATGCTGCGCATCCTGAGAGGAAGCTTGAGATTAGAGGGGGTGGTTTTGGCTCAGATGCAGCGGCTCATCCAACCAATGCCAATCAATTTTATGTGCTCACCGATCGCGGTCCCAATGCGGATTTCGAAGGTAGTGCAGGCAAGGGTAAACAGTTTTTAGTACCTGACTATACACCGCGCATCGGATTGTTTGAGCTACAAGCAACTGGGCAAATTATTAAGATCAAAGAGATACTACTAAAAGATGCAAATGGCAATCCTATCTCTGGGCTACCAAATCCACAAGCACTCGGCGGAACTAATGAAGTCCCTTACGATGTCGACGGCCAGCCGATGACTATGAATCCCAACCTACCTTTTGATGCAGTGACCAATCCTATCAAAAACGATATCAATGGTTTAGATCCTGAAGGTCTTGCTGCGCTCACAGATGGCAGTTTTTGGATCAGTGATGAGTATGGTCCTCATTTGGTTCATTATAATGCGCAGGGGGTGGAGATTGAGCGTATCAATGCCTTTGCGAGCGATCAGCGCAATAATGTAATGGCTAATGGTCAGCCGATTTTACTACCAGCAGAATTTACCAAACGTCGTGCAAATCGCGGTATGGAAGCATTAACGATTACTCCAGATCAGAGCACACTGGTGGGTATTATGGAGTCTTCTATGGACAACGCTGATCAGTCAGGTCGTGTCTCTAGTTTGACGCGCATCGTCACTATCAATCTATACTCTGGTCAAATAGCACAGTATTTGTATCGTCTCGATCATGCTCACCATGTAACTTCGGGTATCGTTGCGATTAATAATCACGAGTTTTATTTGATTGAACATGATCGCAAGTTTCCGCTGCAAGACCAGTCTGCGCAAAAGCTCATTTATAAAATTGACCTCTCGCAGGCGACTGATATTGAGAATATTTTAAATACAGATAATATCAAGCAAGATCATTTATTGGGTTTAACGATCAATGGACAAACGCTTGAGCAGCTTATTGCAGCCGATGAAAAAAATTGGCAATTGCTGAAGGAATTGGCAATCAAACCAGTCAAAAAAACCTTGGCAGTCGACGTTCTCGCGACTGTAGAGTATCCGCATGATAAGTTAGAAGGTTTGTGGTTGCGTCAAGACGGCTCATTGGGTTTGCTGAATGACGATGACTTTGCGATGACGGATTCAATAATTACCAACACTAAAAGCACAATCGAGCAAAAATATTTGGACAGTGAAAAAACAATAGAAGATGCAAATAGGCTATATATGGTGATGCCTTCTGAATGTGGTGATGTCTACTAA
- a CDS encoding SPFH domain-containing protein codes for MESFSIVMVVLVALVVFTVFKGVRIVPQGYKWVVQRLGKYSQTLEPGLNLIIPFVDDVAYKVTTKDIVLDIPSQEVITRDNVVIIANAVAYINIVRPDKAVYGIEDYEYGIRNLVQTSLRSIIGEMDLDSALSSRDEIKMKLKHAISEDIADWGITLKTVEIQDINPSQTMQASMEEQAAAERLRRATVTRADGQKQAAILEADGRLEASRRDAEAQVVLARGSEESIRLITNAMGEEEMPIVYLLGEQYIKAIRELAESDNAKMVVLPADILSTIKGMVGDKLKV; via the coding sequence ATGGAAAGCTTCAGCATTGTCATGGTGGTTTTGGTTGCACTGGTTGTCTTTACGGTTTTCAAAGGCGTTCGAATCGTGCCACAAGGTTATAAGTGGGTGGTGCAGCGATTGGGCAAATATAGCCAAACACTAGAGCCGGGTCTCAACCTTATTATTCCTTTCGTTGATGATGTCGCTTATAAAGTGACGACCAAAGACATTGTTCTTGATATTCCCTCACAAGAGGTCATTACGCGAGACAACGTTGTTATTATTGCCAACGCTGTGGCTTATATCAATATCGTGCGCCCAGATAAGGCTGTTTATGGTATTGAAGATTATGAATATGGTATTCGTAATTTGGTGCAGACGTCACTACGTTCAATTATCGGTGAGATGGATCTTGATAGTGCATTGTCTAGCCGTGATGAAATCAAAATGAAGCTAAAGCATGCAATATCAGAAGATATTGCGGACTGGGGTATCACCCTAAAGACAGTAGAAATTCAAGATATTAATCCATCGCAAACGATGCAAGCATCAATGGAAGAGCAGGCGGCGGCAGAGCGTCTGCGCCGTGCGACAGTGACTCGTGCTGATGGTCAAAAGCAAGCGGCTATCTTAGAGGCAGATGGACGTTTAGAGGCCTCACGTCGTGATGCCGAAGCACAAGTGGTATTGGCGAGAGGTTCTGAAGAGTCTATTCGCTTGATTACTAATGCAATGGGCGAGGAAGAGATGCCTATTGTCTACTTACTTGGTGAACAATATATTAAGGCGATTCGTGAGCTGGCAGAGTCTGACAATGCAAAAATGGTGGTATTACCTGCTGATATTTTAAGTACCATCAAAGGTATGGTGGGTGACAAGCTTAAGGTTTAA
- a CDS encoding NfeD family protein: MMDMLWMIEPWHWLVLGFILLIIEMFVPTFASLWFGAAAIIVAALSWLLSISVSVQIIIWLVLSAIFLLAWFKFIKPLSVDRTKAGLGGSVIVGETGMIIVQPQPDRAGTVRFSVPIVGAAEWMCRTTGEPVAVGDRVVVTDIVGNELIVSSMKSQAAINKEMQL, translated from the coding sequence ATGATGGATATGCTGTGGATGATTGAACCTTGGCATTGGTTAGTCTTAGGTTTTATATTGCTGATCATTGAGATGTTTGTGCCGACATTCGCCAGCCTTTGGTTTGGTGCCGCTGCCATCATCGTTGCCGCGCTTTCGTGGCTATTGTCTATTTCTGTCTCTGTGCAAATTATTATTTGGTTGGTGCTTTCTGCCATATTCTTGTTGGCATGGTTCAAGTTTATTAAACCCTTATCAGTAGATCGCACCAAAGCAGGCTTGGGTGGTAGTGTTATCGTTGGTGAAACTGGCATGATTATCGTCCAGCCACAGCCAGATAGAGCGGGCACCGTCAGATTCAGTGTTCCTATTGTTGGGGCAGCGGAGTGGATGTGTCGCACTACGGGTGAGCCGGTGGCGGTCGGCGATCGAGTGGTGGTGACCGATATTGTCGGTAATGAGCTGATTGTGAGCAGTATGAAATCGCAGGCAGCGATTAATAAAGAGATGCAATTATAA
- a CDS encoding porin family protein, with translation MNTLQKALIALSVGSLLSVSAQAAVNYAGQPYVGVKAGKFMVDADDLDDPTAYGIYAGYNFDPNFGAEIEYVGSSDTDVDTGTRLLKGEYDLKTYGAYGTYRYQFPNTGLYAKGKLGFAKAEIDASLSDVLGNTVSESDSDSGVAGGIGLGYNFNPSMSVEAEYDYVAEDITLLTLGAHIKF, from the coding sequence ATGAATACTTTACAAAAAGCTTTAATCGCCCTATCAGTTGGCTCTTTATTGAGTGTCAGCGCGCAAGCGGCAGTTAACTATGCAGGTCAGCCGTATGTTGGTGTAAAAGCTGGTAAGTTCATGGTAGATGCTGATGATCTAGATGATCCTACTGCTTATGGTATTTATGCTGGTTATAACTTTGATCCTAACTTTGGTGCTGAAATTGAATATGTAGGCTCTAGTGACACTGATGTTGATACAGGTACCAGACTTCTTAAGGGTGAATATGACCTTAAAACTTATGGTGCTTACGGTACTTACCGTTATCAATTCCCTAATACTGGTTTATATGCCAAAGGTAAGTTAGGATTTGCTAAAGCTGAGATTGATGCGTCTTTAAGTGACGTACTTGGAAACACTGTTAGTGAAAGCGATAGCGATAGTGGTGTTGCTGGTGGTATTGGTTTGGGTTATAACTTTAATCCTAGCATGAGCGTTGAAGCTGAATATGATTATGTCGCTGAAGATATTACTCTATTGACTTTAGGTGCTCACATTAAGTTTTAA
- a CDS encoding porin family protein → MKTLQKTLLALAAGSLLSMGAQAAVSYGNGYTGQPYVGVKVGQFDLDVNGADKPTAYGVYGGYNFDPNFGIEAEYVGSGDADYYNGDIDAKSYGAYGTYRYQFPNTALYAKGKLGVAKTEIEGNYIVEDSNRKTISNDDTSLAGGVGLGYSVNPNFSVEAEYDMLGSDADLMTVGAQLKF, encoded by the coding sequence ATGAAAACTTTACAAAAAACGTTACTTGCATTAGCAGCTGGTTCTTTATTAAGCATGGGTGCACAAGCTGCCGTATCTTATGGCAACGGTTACACTGGTCAGCCATACGTTGGTGTAAAAGTCGGTCAATTTGACTTAGATGTAAACGGCGCTGACAAGCCAACCGCTTATGGTGTCTATGGTGGTTACAACTTTGATCCTAACTTTGGTATCGAAGCAGAATATGTAGGTTCAGGCGATGCCGATTATTATAACGGTGATATCGATGCCAAGAGCTATGGCGCGTATGGTACTTATCGTTATCAGTTCCCAAATACTGCGCTATATGCCAAAGGTAAGCTAGGTGTTGCTAAGACTGAAATCGAAGGTAACTATATCGTTGAAGACTCTAATAGAAAAACCATTTCTAACGATGATACCAGCCTTGCAGGTGGTGTAGGCCTTGGTTATTCGGTTAACCCAAACTTCAGTGTTGAAGCTGAATATGACATGTTAGGTAGCGACGCAGATCTAATGACTGTTGGTGCTCAGCTAAAATTCTAA
- a CDS encoding porin family protein has translation MKTLQKTLLALAAGSLLTVGAQAATSYSNGYTGQPYVGVKVGQFDLDIDNADDPTAYGVYGGYNFDQNFGVEAEYVGSDDADYRNGDLDAKTYGAYGTARYQFPNTGLYAKGKLGVAKTEVEGDYTVGPAKVSRSSSDTGLAGGVGLGYSVNPNFGVEAEYSMMDSDVDAKLLTVGAQLKF, from the coding sequence ATGAAAACTCTACAAAAAACGCTACTTGCACTAGCAGCTGGTTCTTTGTTAACTGTTGGCGCACAGGCCGCTACTTCTTATAGCAACGGTTACACTGGTCAGCCGTATGTCGGCGTCAAAGTCGGTCAGTTTGATCTAGATATCGACAATGCAGATGATCCAACTGCTTATGGTGTCTACGGTGGTTATAACTTCGATCAAAACTTCGGTGTCGAAGCAGAGTATGTAGGTTCAGATGATGCAGATTACAGAAACGGTGATCTTGATGCCAAAACTTATGGCGCGTACGGTACTGCACGCTACCAGTTCCCAAACACTGGTTTATATGCCAAAGGTAAGCTAGGGGTTGCTAAAACTGAAGTAGAAGGTGATTACACCGTTGGTCCAGCTAAAGTTTCGAGATCTAGCAGCGACACAGGTCTTGCTGGTGGTGTAGGTCTTGGTTACTCAGTGAATCCTAACTTTGGTGTCGAAGCTGAATACTCAATGATGGACAGTGATGTCGATGCCAAGCTACTTACTGTTGGCGCTCAGTTGAAGTTCTAA
- a CDS encoding 8-amino-7-oxononanoate synthase encodes MTRRITSHLQEALTALKATQQYRQLPNLQHHGRYVISEGKTLLNIASNDYLGLGGDTELQNEFLSQLTLLSVAQIPKMSATSSRLLTGNDAQLQALESELQEWYQTAVGKRDIPASKSVLVLNSGYHANLGILPALTALPVKTLILADKLVHASIIDGLRLSQSKLVSYRRYRHNDYEHLATFIEKAAPDIERIIIVTESIFSMDGDRADLCQLVQLKASDARIELYVDEAHAIGVLGDTGLGLAEETQTLADIDYLVGTFGKAFASVGAYIMCDDVVKQWLINRMRPLIFSTALPPINHAWTRFILAKMPMLNNQRAHLARLSTKLSQAIEPRYRVSQNIQHPHYESPIVPYILGDNASTLAKAQQLQAAGFYALPIRPPTVPANTARIRLVMNAQLTDEDCEQLIQQL; translated from the coding sequence ATGACCAGACGTATAACTAGCCACCTGCAAGAAGCACTTACAGCACTCAAAGCCACCCAACAATACCGTCAATTACCCAATCTCCAACATCATGGGCGATACGTTATTAGCGAAGGTAAAACCTTACTAAATATCGCCAGTAACGATTATCTGGGCTTAGGCGGCGACACCGAATTACAAAACGAATTTCTCAGTCAACTAACACTGCTATCAGTCGCACAAATACCTAAAATGAGTGCGACGTCCTCACGCTTGCTCACTGGAAATGATGCACAGCTACAAGCGCTAGAGTCTGAGCTGCAGGAATGGTATCAAACCGCTGTCGGCAAACGTGATATACCTGCCTCAAAATCGGTATTGGTATTGAATAGCGGCTATCATGCCAATCTTGGTATATTGCCAGCCCTCACAGCCTTGCCAGTCAAAACACTTATTCTGGCTGACAAACTGGTACATGCCAGCATTATCGATGGGTTGCGTTTGAGCCAAAGCAAACTTGTCAGCTATCGTCGTTATCGTCACAATGATTATGAACACTTGGCGACGTTTATTGAGAAAGCAGCGCCAGACATTGAGCGCATCATTATTGTCACTGAGAGCATCTTTAGTATGGATGGTGATCGTGCGGATTTATGTCAGCTGGTACAATTAAAAGCTAGCGATGCTCGTATCGAACTGTATGTCGATGAGGCTCATGCCATCGGTGTATTAGGTGATACAGGCTTGGGACTAGCGGAAGAAACGCAGACATTGGCTGATATTGACTATTTGGTCGGTACTTTCGGTAAAGCGTTTGCCTCGGTGGGTGCTTATATCATGTGCGATGATGTCGTCAAGCAATGGCTAATTAACCGCATGCGTCCACTAATTTTTAGTACTGCATTACCCCCTATCAATCACGCATGGACGCGATTTATTTTAGCAAAAATGCCAATGTTAAATAATCAACGGGCGCATTTAGCGCGGTTGTCTACCAAGCTTAGTCAAGCCATCGAGCCAAGATACCGTGTGTCCCAGAACATCCAGCATCCACACTATGAATCACCCATTGTACCTTACATCTTGGGCGACAATGCCAGCACGCTTGCCAAAGCACAACAATTGCAAGCAGCAGGTTTTTACGCCCTGCCTATCAGGCCACCCACTGTGCCTGCAAACACCGCTCGTATCCGTTTGGTGATGAATGCCCAGCTGACAGATGAAGACTGCGAACAATTGATACAACAATTATAA
- a CDS encoding methyltransferase domain-containing protein, with protein sequence MKTLATPDNFSPRKQTIARHFANASDYDQHANVQQQVCQCLIDKLTHTEHDNVLEVGAGTGQMTRLLAAHIQSQYWLINELCAEQAATLQSILPNADIAIGDAETMDFEGEHSLIISANAVQWFDDPLNFIAQSAMLLRAGGQLLFNTFTPNNFLQIKTLTDQGLHYPDIIEWRLALISAGFEKIELSTQRFELPFASPYAILKHMKLTGVSTNQAQVKANSTQPFMWTKARLQQFESDYWQHFSAQDDDGQPIVHLTYEVLIVSAFKS encoded by the coding sequence ATGAAAACACTCGCCACGCCTGATAACTTTAGCCCCAGAAAACAAACCATCGCTCGTCATTTTGCCAATGCCAGCGACTATGACCAGCATGCCAATGTTCAGCAGCAAGTCTGTCAATGTTTAATAGACAAACTCACTCACACTGAACACGACAATGTGCTTGAAGTCGGTGCAGGAACTGGTCAAATGACCCGTCTACTAGCAGCACACATTCAAAGTCAATATTGGCTGATCAATGAATTATGCGCTGAACAAGCGGCTACTTTACAATCCATATTGCCCAATGCTGACATAGCAATTGGCGATGCTGAAACGATGGACTTTGAGGGTGAGCATAGCTTAATAATCAGTGCCAATGCAGTGCAGTGGTTTGATGACCCCTTAAACTTTATTGCGCAATCAGCAATGCTTTTGCGAGCCGGAGGTCAACTGCTGTTTAACACTTTTACGCCAAATAACTTTTTGCAAATAAAGACTCTAACGGATCAGGGTCTTCACTATCCCGATATCATTGAGTGGCGATTGGCACTGATCAGTGCGGGTTTTGAGAAAATTGAACTGTCCACTCAGCGTTTCGAGTTACCGTTTGCCAGTCCTTACGCTATCCTAAAACATATGAAGTTGACGGGCGTATCGACCAATCAGGCGCAAGTAAAAGCCAACAGCACCCAGCCCTTTATGTGGACCAAGGCACGCTTGCAACAGTTTGAGTCTGATTATTGGCAACATTTTTCGGCGCAAGATGACGACGGTCAACCTATCGTTCATTTGACTTATGAAGTACTGATAGTGAGTGCCTTTAAATCGTGA